AACATGACCACATCTTTCAGATCATCCGCGAAACGATTTCGAAGAAGCGAATTCAATTCTCCGAGCATGGTATTTTTATCTATTTCCATGGCGATTCCACCCCATCGACCCGCTACAATCCGACCGAATTAATGATACCCGTGTCGTTCGTTCGCGTCAAGCGCGAAACGGGGGGGCCGCGCTGGACGGAGAAATGTATATAACCCCCATCCAGATAGCCGAGGTACGCGCCGGCATGAAAGACAGGGAACGCCGGAAGACCGAAGAACTCCTCGACGCGTTTCCGGTCCAGGAGATTGACGCGGCCGTGGGCGCCGGTGCGGGCGATATCCTCCGGCGCTACGCCCCCTCGCACGGGGTCACCCTGGCGGACGCCCTCATCGCCGGCACCGCGATGCGTCACCGCATGAAATTGTGGACGCTGAACAGAAATCATTATCCCGGCATGGGGGACGATGATTTTATCGATTGAGGAGGCGCACAAACGTTTGCGGGCCTCCTTACGCACACCCGTCAAGAACGCGGACAATCCGCGCCTT
The nucleotide sequence above comes from Spirochaetota bacterium. Encoded proteins:
- a CDS encoding PIN domain-containing protein, encoding MYITPIQIAEVRAGMKDRERRKTEELLDAFPVQEIDAAVGAGAGDILRRYAPSHGVTLADALIAGTAMRHRMKLWTLNRNHYPGMGDDDFID